A single Bdellovibrio sp. ArHS DNA region contains:
- a CDS encoding cytochrome c biogenesis protein ResB: MPWYRRLIKKLASMELAVLIIASIAVIIAIGTVVESKYDAWTAKNLVYSSIWMYLALGALVTSLIAVIADRWPWKPRHASFIFAHVGIIILIYGSLLTQIFGIDGTIRLAKTDGPVKEVTVQETDLIVYRSPDGSDYEKIYSEEVNFLKKPVTSDKPVLIKSRDLNFEILESIPYSLPKLQVEASPQPQSGAAVRFQLANPNVSQVDWLVQRNVFEKVEAQVGPVLMTLGGLWDRNKAINEIRFTISEKGALSYALYAKDSATPFKQGLAKEGDLVETGWMGLQLRILRYLPKAVQKYELTRLDHPVPGSSPSLRVRYNGQESYLFLNDYVKVFTENRVYLVSYQNRRLPLGFEISLDEFKKTDYPGTMRAMAYQSSVEYDGGNKALISMNEPLKYKKFYFYQASFEEGPNGLVKASILSVNHDPGRVWKYLGSAVMCLGIVLLFYFRKRKAQ, from the coding sequence ATGCCCTGGTATCGACGTCTTATTAAAAAATTAGCCTCGATGGAGTTAGCGGTTCTGATTATCGCCTCCATCGCGGTGATCATTGCCATCGGCACCGTTGTCGAATCCAAATATGATGCTTGGACGGCGAAGAATCTCGTCTATTCATCCATCTGGATGTACCTTGCTTTGGGCGCTTTGGTTACGAGCTTGATCGCAGTGATCGCGGATCGCTGGCCTTGGAAGCCTCGTCACGCGTCCTTCATCTTCGCCCATGTGGGAATTATTATTCTTATTTACGGCTCTTTGCTGACTCAGATTTTTGGCATCGATGGCACCATTCGCCTTGCCAAAACAGACGGCCCGGTGAAAGAAGTGACTGTTCAGGAAACCGATCTTATCGTCTATCGTTCTCCTGATGGCTCGGACTATGAAAAAATCTACTCTGAAGAAGTGAACTTTCTTAAGAAGCCGGTGACTTCTGATAAACCAGTCCTTATCAAAAGCCGTGATTTGAATTTTGAGATCCTTGAATCCATCCCCTATTCTTTGCCCAAACTTCAGGTCGAGGCGTCCCCCCAACCGCAAAGTGGCGCGGCCGTCCGTTTTCAACTGGCGAACCCCAATGTCAGCCAAGTAGATTGGCTTGTTCAACGCAATGTCTTTGAAAAAGTGGAAGCGCAAGTGGGCCCGGTTCTGATGACTCTGGGTGGACTGTGGGATCGCAACAAAGCCATTAATGAAATTCGTTTTACGATTTCAGAAAAAGGGGCCTTGTCCTATGCGCTTTATGCAAAGGACTCGGCAACTCCTTTTAAACAGGGCCTCGCCAAAGAAGGTGACTTGGTTGAAACCGGCTGGATGGGATTGCAGCTTCGCATTCTTCGCTACTTGCCTAAGGCTGTCCAAAAATATGAACTGACTCGCTTGGATCACCCTGTTCCCGGAAGCTCCCCGTCGCTAAGAGTTCGCTACAACGGGCAGGAAAGTTATCTATTCTTGAACGACTACGTAAAAGTATTCACAGAAAATCGTGTGTACTTGGTGTCCTATCAGAATCGTCGACTGCCTTTGGGTTTTGAGATTTCTTTAGATGAATTTAAAAAAACAGACTATCCCGGCACCATGCGCGCGATGGCTTACCAAAGTTCTGTCGAATATGATGGCGGCAATAAAGCCTTGATCTCGATGAACGAGCCCTTGAAGTACAAAAAATTCTATTTCTATCAGGCGAGCTTTGAAGAAGGACCTAATGGTCTTGTGAAAGCATCCATTCTATCGGTTAACCATGACCCAGGCCGCGTGTGGAAGTACCTGGGATCAGCTGTGATGTGTCTGGGAATTGTGCTTTTGTTTTACTTCCGAAAAAGAAAAGCACAATAG
- a CDS encoding glycosyltransferase family 2 protein — translation MSNGKLISVVTPCFNEEENVQDCYKAIKKIFETQLSDYDYEHIFCDNASEDRTVFELEKIAAKDARVKVIVNASNFGFLRSMFNGVISAKGDAVIPMMPADLQDPPELIPTFVEYWKKGYKVVYGQRDKRDEPFLIETARKLYYKFVNRFSKAKIPLDAGEFQLIDRKVVEALKLFDDYEPYLRGLIAQCGFKSIGVKYFMKAREKGTAKGRLGLLFDLALNGIVSSTTVPIRVGLIFGFVMSLLSLGYAAFLMILFFVNGRSNVNAGMASLMVGLFLLSGIQLFFISLVGEYVASIHNQVRKGPLVIEERRINF, via the coding sequence ATGTCAAACGGAAAACTAATCAGCGTTGTTACGCCTTGTTTTAACGAAGAAGAGAATGTTCAAGATTGCTACAAAGCGATTAAGAAGATTTTTGAAACGCAGTTGTCGGACTATGACTATGAGCACATTTTTTGCGACAATGCCTCTGAAGACAGAACCGTCTTCGAGCTAGAGAAAATCGCAGCAAAGGACGCCCGAGTCAAAGTCATCGTCAATGCCAGTAACTTCGGCTTTTTAAGATCTATGTTCAATGGCGTCATTAGTGCAAAGGGTGATGCTGTGATTCCCATGATGCCAGCGGATCTGCAAGATCCACCTGAATTAATTCCTACATTTGTGGAGTATTGGAAAAAAGGCTATAAGGTCGTTTACGGTCAGCGCGACAAAAGAGATGAGCCCTTTCTTATCGAAACTGCTCGGAAGCTTTACTACAAGTTCGTCAATCGATTTTCAAAAGCAAAAATTCCGCTGGATGCAGGCGAATTTCAGCTTATCGACCGTAAAGTGGTTGAAGCACTGAAACTTTTCGATGACTATGAGCCTTATCTGCGCGGTCTTATTGCGCAGTGTGGTTTTAAATCGATTGGTGTTAAGTACTTCATGAAGGCGCGAGAAAAAGGCACAGCCAAGGGACGCTTGGGACTCCTTTTTGATCTCGCTCTGAACGGCATAGTTTCTTCGACAACAGTCCCTATTCGCGTCGGACTGATTTTCGGTTTTGTGATGTCGTTGCTAAGCTTGGGTTATGCCGCTTTCTTGATGATTCTGTTTTTTGTGAATGGTCGTTCGAATGTCAACGCCGGCATGGCAAGCTTGATGGTTGGTTTATTCTTGTTGAGTGGAATTCAGCTCTTCTTTATCTCTTTGGTCGGAGAATACGTCGCATCAATACACAATCAGGTCCGAAAGGGCCCGTTAGTCATAGAAGAGCGGCGAATCAATTTTTAG
- a CDS encoding PPC domain-containing DNA-binding protein, producing the protein MATQSHTSSVVSHCFRLRPQQDLKKELLYYCQMHHLHAATVICSVGSLSKAHIRLAGGKDVVEFQGPFEIISLNGTVSAEGIHMHISLSNFEGTVIGGHLMDGCLIHTTAEIILLENTELTFAREQDGHTGYKELVVKNK; encoded by the coding sequence ATGGCGACTCAATCTCATACAAGTTCTGTTGTCAGTCATTGCTTCCGTTTGCGCCCTCAGCAGGATCTAAAGAAGGAATTGCTTTACTACTGTCAAATGCATCATCTTCACGCGGCCACTGTTATTTGCAGCGTAGGCAGTCTGTCCAAAGCCCATATTCGCCTTGCTGGTGGAAAAGATGTGGTCGAATTCCAGGGTCCCTTTGAAATCATATCTTTGAATGGCACCGTGAGCGCGGAAGGCATTCACATGCATATCTCCTTAAGCAACTTCGAAGGCACCGTCATCGGCGGACATCTGATGGATGGGTGTCTGATTCACACCACGGCAGAAATTATTTTGTTAGAAAACACCGAGCTTACTTTCGCTCGCGAGCAAGACGGCCACACTGGTTATAAAGAGCTCGTAGTGAAAAATAAATAG
- the nrfH gene encoding cytochrome c nitrite reductase small subunit → MSKLNALFLILFGVVLGLGCYSFIYAKGYSYMSDDPKACVNCHIMNENMDSWIKATHHHVAKCNDCHLPHNIIGKYAVKALNGFNHSAAFTLQNFPDPIRIREHSLKVVKNSCLSCHQPMVQAMNHGGKNINEETNCLHCHRNVGHAK, encoded by the coding sequence ATGAGTAAATTGAACGCCCTTTTTCTTATCCTCTTCGGTGTTGTCCTTGGACTGGGATGCTACTCGTTTATTTATGCCAAGGGTTACTCGTACATGTCGGATGACCCTAAAGCCTGTGTGAATTGTCATATCATGAATGAAAATATGGACTCATGGATCAAGGCCACCCACCACCACGTTGCCAAGTGCAACGACTGCCATCTTCCTCACAACATCATCGGAAAATATGCTGTCAAAGCTTTGAATGGCTTTAATCACTCGGCTGCTTTTACTTTGCAGAACTTCCCGGATCCTATTCGCATTCGGGAGCACAGTTTAAAAGTAGTTAAGAATTCCTGCTTAAGTTGCCACCAACCCATGGTTCAAGCAATGAACCATGGCGGTAAAAATATTAACGAAGAGACCAATTGCCTGCACTGTCATCGGAATGTGGGACACGCGAAATAG
- a CDS encoding ammonia-forming cytochrome c nitrite reductase subunit c552 — protein sequence MTKSKTIFLAVGGAAVVTVLLTALLVNIFERKSEAKNVFYRVVEITDDMDDPAIWGKNFPHQYDSYLRTADMRRTKYGGSEAFPHVPTEKDPRDTVSQQKLDEDPRLKIMWAGYAFSKDFREERGHAYMLSDQIFTERQNVAKQPGTCLNCHASTYVLYKKLGNGDITKGFEEMNKVPYKEIVHSVNHPVSCIDCHDPSTMSLRVTRPAFIEGIKAFKATQGIKEYDVNKMATRQEMRTFVCGQCHVEYYFKGQDKRLTYPWADGLKADQILEYYKKDGHKDWVHADTGASVLKAQHPEFEMFNQGTHARAGVACVDCHMPYERVGAMKVTNHHVQSPLLNINKACQTCHNVPENELKARAETIQDRHMELRNVAFDALIDYIKDLKEFKDIDLTKTPNKKLADARDLQKQAQFLFDFVEAENSSGFHAPQESARVLGLSIEKVREGQKLVAELRRELKTGK from the coding sequence ATGACAAAATCAAAGACGATTTTTCTGGCCGTAGGCGGTGCTGCCGTCGTCACGGTGTTATTGACAGCTCTGTTAGTAAATATCTTTGAACGCAAGAGCGAAGCTAAAAATGTCTTCTATCGTGTCGTTGAAATCACCGATGACATGGATGATCCAGCGATTTGGGGAAAAAACTTCCCGCACCAGTATGACTCTTATCTTCGCACGGCGGACATGCGCAGAACCAAGTACGGCGGCTCAGAAGCTTTCCCGCACGTTCCGACTGAAAAGGATCCGCGCGACACGGTTTCTCAACAGAAATTGGACGAAGATCCGCGCTTAAAGATTATGTGGGCGGGTTACGCGTTTTCAAAAGACTTCCGTGAAGAGCGTGGTCACGCTTACATGCTTTCTGACCAGATTTTCACCGAACGACAAAATGTCGCAAAACAGCCGGGCACGTGCTTGAACTGTCATGCTTCCACTTATGTGCTTTATAAAAAATTGGGTAACGGTGACATCACCAAAGGTTTCGAGGAAATGAACAAGGTCCCTTACAAAGAGATCGTTCATTCTGTGAATCACCCTGTTTCTTGCATCGACTGTCATGACCCTTCGACCATGTCTTTGCGTGTGACTCGTCCCGCGTTTATTGAAGGTATTAAAGCCTTTAAAGCCACTCAGGGCATCAAAGAGTACGACGTTAACAAAATGGCCACTCGTCAAGAGATGCGCACTTTCGTGTGCGGTCAATGTCACGTTGAATACTACTTCAAAGGCCAGGACAAGCGTTTGACTTATCCTTGGGCGGACGGCCTTAAAGCCGATCAAATTCTTGAGTACTACAAAAAAGACGGACATAAAGACTGGGTTCATGCGGATACAGGTGCGAGCGTACTTAAAGCCCAACATCCCGAGTTTGAAATGTTCAATCAAGGAACCCATGCCCGTGCTGGTGTTGCTTGCGTAGACTGTCATATGCCGTATGAGCGTGTGGGTGCGATGAAGGTCACAAACCACCACGTACAAAGTCCTTTGTTGAACATCAACAAAGCCTGTCAGACTTGCCACAACGTGCCTGAAAACGAGTTGAAGGCCCGAGCGGAAACGATCCAAGATCGCCACATGGAACTTCGTAATGTCGCGTTTGATGCTTTGATCGATTACATCAAAGACCTTAAAGAGTTTAAAGATATCGATTTGACGAAAACGCCGAATAAGAAGTTAGCGGATGCGCGTGATTTGCAAAAACAAGCCCAGTTCCTTTTTGACTTCGTTGAAGCGGAAAACTCTTCCGGCTTCCATGCGCCGCAAGAGTCGGCTCGCGTTCTAGGCCTTTCTATTGAAAAAGTGCGCGAAGGCCAAAAACTTGTGGCTGAGCTTCGCAGAGAATTAAAGACTGGGAAGTAA
- the cysK gene encoding cysteine synthase A — MKIYSDITKTIGQTPLVEMQRIGKDLPGKLLLKLEFFNPLGSVKDRIGLAMIEEAERTGKLKPGVEILEPTSGNTGIALAFVAAAKGYAITLVMPETMSQERRTLLLLLGAKLILTPGPLGMKGAIAKALELAEKNPNAWSPRQFDNPANPEIHKKTTALEIWNDTDGTVDIVVSGVGTSGTITGVGQVLKAKKPSVKMIAVEPVESPVLSGGKPGPHKIQGLGAGFVPSVMDRAVVDGVEQVSSEESMKVAKEVIKMEGIPVGISSGAAIAAGLRLAAKEENRGKNIVVIVPSYTERYLSTLLAEQERQEAQSLPIATVDESYLSRVK; from the coding sequence ATGAAAATATATTCTGACATCACGAAGACAATTGGCCAAACTCCATTGGTAGAAATGCAAAGAATCGGAAAAGATCTTCCGGGAAAATTGCTTTTGAAGCTAGAGTTCTTCAACCCCTTAGGCTCCGTAAAAGATCGCATCGGTCTGGCGATGATAGAAGAGGCCGAACGCACAGGAAAACTCAAACCCGGGGTGGAGATTTTAGAGCCGACATCGGGGAACACCGGAATTGCACTGGCCTTCGTGGCTGCGGCGAAAGGCTACGCCATTACCTTGGTAATGCCAGAAACCATGTCGCAGGAAAGAAGAACGTTGCTTCTGCTTTTAGGCGCAAAACTTATTCTGACGCCAGGACCTTTGGGGATGAAGGGCGCGATCGCCAAAGCGCTGGAGCTTGCCGAAAAAAATCCCAATGCCTGGAGTCCGCGACAGTTCGATAATCCCGCGAATCCGGAAATTCACAAAAAAACCACAGCTCTGGAAATTTGGAATGACACTGACGGCACCGTCGACATCGTCGTGAGTGGCGTGGGGACTTCCGGAACCATCACGGGGGTGGGCCAAGTTCTAAAAGCCAAAAAGCCCAGCGTGAAGATGATTGCGGTGGAACCTGTAGAAAGTCCGGTTCTTTCCGGTGGCAAACCGGGGCCTCATAAGATTCAAGGCCTGGGAGCCGGTTTCGTTCCTAGTGTGATGGATCGCGCTGTGGTTGACGGTGTTGAGCAAGTCTCGTCAGAAGAATCTATGAAGGTGGCTAAGGAAGTGATAAAAATGGAAGGCATCCCGGTGGGGATTTCTTCGGGCGCGGCGATTGCGGCGGGACTCCGGTTGGCGGCGAAAGAAGAAAATCGCGGGAAAAACATTGTTGTGATCGTTCCTAGTTATACAGAGCGTTATCTTTCAACACTGTTAGCGGAGCAAGAACGCCAAGAAGCCCAGTCTTTGCCAATCGCTACTGTTGATGAAAGTTATTTAAGTCGGGTGAAATAA
- the rfbG gene encoding CDP-glucose 4,6-dehydratase, with protein sequence MDLRSFYNGKKVLVTGHTGFKGSWLSWLLLDLGAKVVGYSKAPIDYRGNHFNLTNLSKEMASYEGNTLDYEKFHKVITSEKPEIILHLAAQPIVNVSYEDPVETFQSNAMGTIHLLEIMRKTDFIKTGVFITSDKCYENQEWLWPYRETETLGGHDPYSASKAMAEIAISAYYRSYFKKIGVGVASARAGNVIGGGDFAKDRIIPDIVQAMDERRPVILRNPQAVRPWQHVLDVARGYLTLGMHCHLDPVKHSTPYNLAPQGVLNKHNVLYITKKFIEVLGHGEYQIDPTSGKFHEANLLRLDPSKAMEFLGWTPTFSPDETVAFTAAWYGEFLKNKDNLKAVTLKQIQDYLKLSED encoded by the coding sequence ATGGACTTAAGATCTTTTTATAACGGAAAAAAAGTACTTGTTACAGGTCACACGGGATTTAAGGGCTCCTGGCTGAGCTGGCTTCTTTTGGATCTAGGCGCCAAAGTCGTGGGCTACTCTAAAGCTCCTATTGACTATCGCGGCAATCACTTCAATTTAACAAATCTTTCTAAAGAAATGGCCTCTTATGAGGGCAACACGCTGGATTATGAAAAGTTCCACAAAGTGATCACCTCGGAAAAGCCAGAGATTATTCTCCACTTGGCAGCCCAACCTATTGTCAACGTCTCGTACGAAGACCCGGTTGAAACATTTCAGTCCAATGCCATGGGGACAATTCACCTTTTAGAAATCATGCGCAAGACTGATTTCATAAAAACAGGTGTTTTTATTACCAGTGATAAATGTTATGAAAACCAGGAATGGCTGTGGCCCTATCGAGAAACCGAGACATTGGGGGGGCATGATCCTTATTCCGCAAGTAAAGCCATGGCCGAAATCGCAATCTCGGCTTATTATCGCTCCTACTTTAAAAAAATCGGTGTTGGTGTCGCCTCTGCGCGAGCTGGCAATGTTATCGGCGGCGGCGATTTCGCTAAGGACCGCATTATCCCCGATATAGTTCAAGCCATGGACGAGAGAAGACCCGTTATTCTTCGCAACCCGCAGGCTGTTCGCCCCTGGCAACACGTCTTAGATGTTGCGCGAGGATATTTGACTTTAGGAATGCACTGCCATCTTGATCCCGTGAAACACTCAACCCCATATAACTTGGCACCCCAGGGCGTACTTAACAAACACAATGTCTTGTATATAACGAAAAAATTCATCGAAGTCCTTGGCCATGGTGAATATCAAATTGATCCGACTTCAGGTAAATTTCACGAAGCCAACCTGTTACGCCTGGACCCGAGTAAAGCGATGGAATTTCTGGGATGGACCCCGACGTTTTCTCCGGATGAAACAGTGGCATTCACTGCGGCTTGGTATGGTGAGTTCCTAAAAAACAAGGACAACCTTAAAGCGGTCACGCTGAAACAGATCCAAGACTATCTTAAATTGAGTGAGGACTAA
- the rfbF gene encoding glucose-1-phosphate cytidylyltransferase, with protein sequence MKAVILAGGLGTRLSEETSLRPKPMVEIGGKPILWHIMKIYSHYGINDFIICLGYKGYMIKDFFLNYSAHMSDLTVDLSTNQATFHNNRSEPWKVTLVDTGEHTMTGGRLKRLKEHLINEDTFCMTYGDGVCDVNISDLIESHQKHGKMATLTAVQPAERYGVLEFDDHNRISSFKEKPENTHTYINGGFFVLSNKVLEHISGDNIMWEREPLETIARSENLYAYKHSGFWQCMDTLRDKTLLEELIKNGKAPWIKWT encoded by the coding sequence ATGAAAGCAGTTATTTTAGCAGGAGGATTAGGCACTCGCCTTAGCGAGGAAACATCCCTTCGCCCAAAACCGATGGTTGAGATTGGTGGAAAACCGATTCTTTGGCATATCATGAAAATCTATTCTCACTACGGCATCAACGATTTCATTATTTGCCTTGGCTATAAAGGCTATATGATCAAAGATTTTTTTTTGAATTACAGTGCACACATGAGCGATCTGACCGTAGATCTTTCAACTAATCAGGCGACCTTCCACAACAATCGAAGTGAGCCCTGGAAGGTGACATTGGTCGATACGGGCGAACATACCATGACAGGGGGACGTTTAAAGCGCCTGAAGGAGCATTTAATAAATGAAGACACCTTCTGTATGACCTACGGCGATGGCGTCTGTGACGTGAACATCTCCGACTTGATTGAGTCTCATCAAAAACACGGTAAAATGGCGACCTTAACGGCAGTTCAGCCCGCAGAGCGTTACGGTGTCTTGGAGTTTGACGACCACAACCGAATTTCTTCATTTAAGGAAAAACCTGAAAACACCCACACCTACATTAACGGTGGCTTCTTTGTTCTTTCGAACAAAGTCCTCGAGCATATTTCGGGCGACAATATCATGTGGGAAAGGGAACCCCTAGAGACCATCGCTCGAAGCGAGAACCTTTACGCTTATAAGCATTCAGGGTTCTGGCAATGCATGGATACTTTGCGCGATAAAACACTTCTTGAAGAACTTATTAAAAACGGAAAAGCACCTTGGATAAAATGGACTTAA